One stretch of Dromaius novaehollandiae isolate bDroNov1 chromosome 39, bDroNov1.hap1, whole genome shotgun sequence DNA includes these proteins:
- the RASIP1 gene encoding ras-interacting protein 1: MFPEERKEGSPRFGKLHFPVGLWINSPKKRLAKMSRRWPSVGSVKSTSSDTASRGSETVELRPPGKGKAARHKRLSHLFHRGGGGGGGAGGAAAAGGGRWASEKKLAELADPAPEGDPAAAAEGGPRGPRQPPGILKIFGGDLWRGANYKSVLATPRSTARQLLREALERYGLPPEAGPPGAFVLCDAVGRAAGPGGAWQAEHLRPLGDAERPLVLQDVWKPKAGCSRRFEIRRRQEVERAAEADDDEPPGEAQARRAQRSRSRAASGGPAPPKERADNLSLRRSISDMNLSAKKRRERKSVLSVAGGDAGPPLAADAPEEPPAEAAAAEEPPEALEQLAQSLLRPPGRHPYFLLLQGYGPQEPVLHVVTRARHVLGRRGAGGPPPDTALEAPDLLPRHCVVRAGEPALVRPCRGAAVTHNGAPLLRQAPLAPGDLLGLGQHVLLLYRDPRAAAPPPRPPWLPPAAPAPGLAGALGCPGCGRSPQERLEALRAYAQSRRPELRFRPQEEEALLREIVRLPSSSSSSCSAGAGGGAGGAGGVGLAPAFLLGLCLEHAARALPPDHLPALLARVARLVKEAVWEEIKEIGDRQPENPQEAAAEAPGVAEVAAELRPLVLWLANATELLNLAQGRVLELERELEPDLDGPDPLLAGDLEACDEALAVLDEVIMSTFQQCVYYLTKTLYAALPALLESDPFAGPGEPRAAAGLDGLPEGLRPALAVYAAALELGRDCQLHPALVSQTFGYLFFFSNASLFNTLMERGSAAPFFQWSRAVRIRTNLDLVLDWLQAAGLGDIAAEFFRKLSATANLLCTPRSSLSQATWARLRAEYPALTPAQLHHVLSHYQLGPGQPCPEGWSPPAEEREQIAAGDIFESFTEHPPLLLPAEGFRLRPGEAVSDEGLHRHLCRLRRFLWELEQGSLPANQRAAYGLEGPA; encoded by the exons ATGTTCCCGGAGGAGCGCAAGGAGGGCAGCCCCCGCTTTGGGAAGCTCCACTTCCCCGTCGGCCTCTGGATCAACTCGCCCAAGAAGCGCCTGGCCAAGATGAGCCGCCGCTGGCCCAGCGTCGGCTCCGTCAA GTCGACCTCGTCGGACACGGCGAGCCGCGGCAGCGAGACGGTGGAGCTGCGGCCCCCCGGCAAGGGCAAGGCCGCGCGGCACAAGCGCCTCTCCCACCTCTtccaccgcggcggcggcggcggcggcggcgcggggggggcggcggcggcgggcggcgggcgctgggccagCGAGAAGAAGCTGGCGGAGCTGGCGGACCCCGCGCCCGAGGGggaccccgcggcggcggcggagggggggccgcgggggccgcgccaGCCGCCCGGCATCCTCAAGATCTTCGGCGGCGACCTGTGGCGCGGCGCCAACTACAAGAGCGTGCTGGCGACGCCGCGCTCCACGGCGCGGCAGCTGCTGCGTGAGGCGCTGGAGCGCTACGGGCTGCCGCCCGAggccgggccgcccggcgccTTTGTGCTCTGCGACGCCgtggggcgcgcggcggggcccggcggcgcctgGCAGGCCGAGCACCTGCGGCCCCTGGGCGACGCCGAGCGGCCCCTGGTGCTGCAGGACGTCTGGAAGCCCAAGGCCGGCTGCTCGCGGCGCTTCGAGATCCGCCGGCGCCAGGAGGTGGAGCGCGCCGCCGAGGCCGACGACGACGAGCCCCCCG gCGAGGCGCAGGCGCGGCGGGCGCAGCGGAGCCGCTCGCGGGCCGCCTcggggggcccggcgccgcccaAGGAGCGCGCCGACAACCTCTCGCTGCGGCGCAGCATCAGCGACATGAACCTCAGCGCCAAGAAGCGCCGCGAGCGCAAGAGCGTGCTCAGCGTGGCGGGGGGCGACGCCGGGCCCCCCCTCGCCGCCGACGCCCCCGAGGAGCCCCCggccgaggccgccgccgccgaggagcCGCCCGAGGCGCTGGAGCAGCTGGCGCAGAGCCTgctccgcccgcccggccgccacCCCTacttcctgctgctgcagggctaCGGCCCCCAG gAGCCGGTGCTGCACGTGGTGACGCGGGCGCGGCACGTcctggggcggcgcggggcgggcggcccccccccggacacGGCGCTGGAGGCGCCCGACCTGCTGCCGCGGCACTGCGTGGTGCGGGCGGGCGAGCCGGCCCTGGTGCGGCCCTGCCGCGGCGCCGCCGTCACCCACAACGgggccccgctgctgcggcaggcGCCGCTGGCCCCCGGCGACCTGCTGGGGCTGGGCCAGCACGTGCTGCTGCTCTACCGCGAcccgcgggccgccgcgccccccccgcggcccccctggctgccccccgccgcccccgcgcccggcctgGCCGGCGCCCTGGGCTGCCCGGGCTGCGGGCGCTCGCCGCAGGAGCGCCTCGAGGCCCTGCGCGCCTACGCCCAGAGCCGCCGGCCCGAGCTGCGCTTCCGGCcccaggaggaggaggcgctgCTGCGCGAGATCGTccgcctgccctcctcctcctcctcctcctgctccgcgggggccggggggggcgccgggggggccggcggcgtgGGGCTGGCGCCCGCCTTCCTGCTGGGGCTCTGCCTGGAGCACGCCGCCCGCGCCCTGCCGCCCGACCACCTGCCCGCCCTGCTGGCCCGCGTCGCCCGCCTCGTCAAGGAGGCCGTCTGG GAGGAGATCAAGGAGATCGGGGACCGGCAGCCCGAGAA CCCGCAGGAGGCGGCCGCGGAGGCGCCGGGCGTGGCGGAGGTGGCGGCGGAGCTGCGGCCACTGGTGCTGTGGCTGGCCAACGCCACGGAGCTGCTCAACCTGGCGCAGGGCCGCGTGCTGGAGCTGGAGAGGGAGCTCGAGCCCGACCTGGACG gccccgACCCCCTGCTCGCCGGCGACCTGGAGGCCTGCGACGAGGCGCTGGCGGTGCTCGACGAGGTCATCATGTCGACCTTCCAGCAGTGCGTCTACTACCTGACCAAG ACGCTGTacgcggcgctgccggcgctgcTGGAGAGCGACCCGTttgcggggccgggggagccgcgggcggcggcggggctggacGGCCTCCCCGAGGGGctgcggccggccctggccgtctaCGCGGCCGCCCTGGAGCTGGGCCGCGACTGCCAGCTGCACCCGGCGCTGGTCTCGCAGACCTTCGGCTACCTCTTCTTCTTCTCCAACGCCTCCCTCTTCAACACCCTCATGGAGAGAG gctCGGCGGCCCCCTTCTTCCAGTGGTCGCGGGCCGTGCGCATCCGCACCAACCTGGACCTGGTGCTGGACTGGCTGcaggcggcggggctgggcgaCATCGCCGCCGAGTTCTTCCGCAAGCTCTCCGCCACCGCCAACCTGCTCTGCACCCCCCGCAGCAGCCTCAGCCAG GCGACCTGGGCCCGGCTGCGCGCCGAGTACCCGGCGCTGACGCCGGCGCAGCTGCACCACGTGCTCAGCCACTACCAGCTGGGGCCCGGGCAGCCCTGCCCCGAGGGCTGGAGCCCCCCGGCCGAGGAGCGGGAGCAGATCGCCGCCG gcgACATCTTCGAGAGCTTCACGGAGCacccgccgctgctgctgccggccgAGGGCTTCCGGCTGCGGCCCGGCGAGGCGGTGAGCGACGAGGGGCTGCACCGGCACCTCTGCCGCCTGCGCCGCTTCCTCTGGGAGCTGGAGCAGGGCTCGCTGCCCGCCAACCAGCGCGCCGCCTACGGCCTCGAGGGCCCCGCCTGA